In Synechococcus sp. Nb3U1, one DNA window encodes the following:
- a CDS encoding di-heme oxidoreductase family protein yields the protein MRRRVRILVLGVGSLLAAGLLALHGGSQPLPPRAGGETTLWNRTSAAYEQPAPNFEPDWAKLHAMGDGTFEARFVTAPAPVNPGLGPMFNNNSCAGCHLRNGRGLPEKGQRVVRVSQYQPLKDWDPVLSPLGWEAMAPNSNTPPVPGIGTQVQEKAIWGYQPEAKVDLNWQEQTGQYPDGTSYTLRFPEVKLHTPEGNPIDSVLFSLRIPQPVFGVGLLEAIPEAELLQWADPDDIDQDGISGRPNFVWDAVHQQISLGRFGWKANTPNLEQQTAAAYVNDMGVTNPLFPAFDGSHDIDEATLRATTVYVQTLAVPGRTLWQEPTVQQGEKLFAQAQCTACHLPELRTGIHEIAALQNQIIHPYTDLLLHDMGERLADHRPDFQATGSEWRTPPLWGIGLSQTVLPYSGYLHDGRARNLEEAILWHGGEAEKSRKAFQNMSPKDREALVYFLRTL from the coding sequence ATGCGTCGAAGGGTTCGGATCCTGGTGCTAGGGGTGGGATCCCTTTTGGCAGCGGGCCTTCTGGCTCTTCATGGCGGATCCCAGCCCTTGCCCCCCCGAGCGGGTGGAGAAACAACCCTCTGGAATCGTACTTCCGCTGCCTACGAGCAACCTGCTCCCAACTTCGAGCCCGACTGGGCCAAACTACATGCGATGGGAGACGGCACCTTCGAGGCTCGTTTTGTAACTGCTCCAGCCCCTGTCAATCCGGGGTTGGGGCCTATGTTTAACAACAACTCCTGTGCCGGTTGTCATCTTAGGAATGGCCGTGGCCTACCCGAAAAAGGACAGCGGGTGGTGCGAGTCAGCCAGTACCAGCCCCTTAAGGATTGGGATCCCGTCCTCAGCCCTTTAGGTTGGGAGGCGATGGCCCCGAACAGCAATACCCCCCCCGTACCCGGCATCGGCACGCAAGTACAGGAAAAAGCCATTTGGGGTTATCAGCCGGAAGCCAAAGTAGACCTGAATTGGCAAGAACAAACAGGCCAATACCCAGATGGAACATCCTACACACTGCGCTTTCCTGAGGTGAAGTTACATACTCCGGAGGGAAACCCGATTGACAGTGTCTTGTTCTCCCTGCGGATCCCTCAGCCAGTGTTTGGGGTTGGGTTATTGGAGGCGATTCCGGAGGCGGAGCTGTTACAATGGGCGGATCCTGACGATATTGATCAGGATGGTATTTCTGGGCGACCCAATTTTGTTTGGGATGCCGTCCATCAGCAAATCTCACTTGGACGATTTGGCTGGAAAGCCAACACCCCTAACCTCGAGCAACAAACTGCCGCTGCCTATGTCAACGACATGGGCGTAACGAATCCTTTATTTCCAGCTTTTGATGGTAGCCATGACATTGATGAAGCGACCTTGAGGGCCACGACAGTTTATGTGCAAACCCTAGCCGTACCTGGCCGTACCCTCTGGCAGGAGCCAACCGTACAGCAGGGAGAAAAGCTCTTTGCCCAAGCCCAATGTACCGCCTGTCACCTGCCAGAACTGCGCACCGGGATTCACGAAATAGCCGCTTTGCAAAACCAAATCATTCACCCCTACACAGATCTGCTACTGCATGACATGGGAGAGAGATTAGCAGATCATCGTCCTGACTTTCAGGCCACAGGCAGCGAATGGCGTACACCGCCTCTGTGGGGTATTGGCTTGTCGCAAACGGTTTTGCCCTATTCTGGCTACTTGCATGATGGCCGCGCCCGCAACCTAGAGGAGGCCATTCTTTGGCACGGCGGAGAAGCGGAAAAGTCCCGAAAAGCATTTCAAAACATGAGCCCTAAGGATAGGGAAGCTTTAGTTTATTTTCTCCGCACCCTCTAG
- a CDS encoding CP12 domain-containing protein has product MGLSDVIAKELENARSICSEYGEGDPHCRAAWDAVEEVLAARSHQPTTPSSLEQHCAENPDAIECRVYDN; this is encoded by the coding sequence ATGGGACTGTCTGACGTCATCGCCAAAGAACTGGAAAACGCTCGTAGCATCTGTTCCGAGTACGGTGAAGGGGATCCCCACTGCCGTGCCGCTTGGGATGCAGTAGAGGAAGTACTGGCGGCCCGCAGCCACCAACCCACCACTCCAAGTAGCCTGGAACAGCACTGCGCTGAAAACCCGGATGCGATCGAATGTCGCGTCTACGACAACTAA
- a CDS encoding energy-coupling factor ABC transporter ATP-binding protein, translated as MREVAIRVEHLTFAWPERPPVLKECSFTIPTGQLWMLLGPNGSGKSTLLQLLSGSLTYPKPLSGHLEINGRLGYVFQNPDHQLFMPTVGADVAFGLGAEPLTLAEIRQRVKTALGQVGLLHMIRRPIHSLSGGQKQRVAVAGALARRTQVLLLDEPTALLDPDSQADLVECIRQLVDQEGITALWVTHRLAELEWADGAIFLSEGQVRQQGSAQMVRQQIGQLFGT; from the coding sequence ATGCGTGAGGTGGCGATTCGGGTGGAGCATCTGACCTTTGCTTGGCCGGAGCGTCCGCCTGTCCTAAAAGAGTGCAGCTTTACCATCCCAACCGGGCAACTGTGGATGTTGTTGGGGCCTAACGGCAGCGGCAAGTCCACTTTGCTACAACTGTTATCTGGATCCCTGACGTATCCCAAACCTCTTTCTGGCCACCTAGAGATCAACGGGCGACTGGGCTATGTCTTTCAAAATCCGGATCACCAACTGTTCATGCCCACGGTAGGGGCGGATGTAGCCTTTGGCTTGGGGGCAGAGCCGCTCACTTTGGCAGAGATCCGGCAGCGGGTGAAAACGGCCCTGGGGCAGGTGGGCTTACTGCACATGATCCGTCGGCCCATACACAGCCTTAGTGGCGGACAAAAACAACGGGTCGCGGTGGCGGGAGCTTTGGCACGGCGCACTCAAGTGCTACTCCTGGATGAACCGACGGCTTTGTTGGATCCCGATAGCCAGGCGGATCTGGTGGAGTGCATCCGACAACTGGTGGATCAAGAGGGGATCACCGCCCTCTGGGTAACCCATCGTCTGGCGGAGCTGGAATGGGCAGATGGGGCGATCTTTTTATCGGAGGGACAAGTGCGCCAACAGGGATCCGCACAGATGGTTCGTCAGCAGATTGGGCAACTGTTTGGAACCTAA
- a CDS encoding LL-diaminopimelate aminotransferase — protein sequence MARINDHYLKLKAGYLFPEIARRVRAFAEAHPSAPIIKMGIGDVTEPLPEACRAAMIQAVQEMGDPATFKGYGPEQGYEWLRQAIAQHDFQARGCDIDASEIFVSDGSKCDCGNILDILGHDNTIAVTDPVYPVYVDTNVMAGHTGPANDRGEYEGLVYLPITADNAFMARIPDQKVDVIYLCFPNNPTGAVATREHLQDWVNYARAHGSLILFDAAYEAYITESGIPHSIYEVEGARDCAIEFRSFSKTAGFTGTRCAFTVVPKSLQGEAGDGSRVNLWSLWNRRQSTKFNGVSYIVQRGAEAVYSEAGQAQVRGLVQFYLENARIIREQLMAAGIQVYGGVNAPYVWVKTPNGLSSWDFFDKLLHHCHVVGTPGSGFGSAGEGYFRLSAFNSRANVEEAMRRMTSIF from the coding sequence ATGGCCAGGATCAACGACCACTACCTCAAGCTCAAGGCCGGATACCTCTTTCCCGAAATTGCCCGCCGGGTGCGAGCCTTTGCCGAAGCCCATCCCAGCGCACCCATCATCAAAATGGGTATTGGCGATGTGACCGAACCTTTACCTGAGGCTTGTCGGGCCGCCATGATCCAAGCCGTGCAAGAAATGGGGGATCCAGCCACCTTCAAGGGCTATGGGCCAGAGCAGGGGTATGAGTGGTTGCGCCAGGCAATCGCTCAGCATGACTTTCAGGCGCGGGGCTGCGATATCGATGCCTCTGAGATTTTCGTCTCCGATGGCTCGAAGTGTGATTGTGGCAACATCCTCGATATCCTCGGCCATGACAATACCATCGCCGTCACGGATCCGGTTTATCCGGTGTATGTCGACACGAATGTGATGGCAGGACACACAGGGCCAGCCAACGACCGGGGCGAATATGAGGGCTTAGTCTACCTGCCGATCACCGCAGACAATGCCTTTATGGCTCGGATCCCTGACCAAAAGGTGGATGTGATCTACCTTTGTTTCCCCAACAATCCTACGGGAGCCGTGGCGACACGGGAGCATTTGCAGGACTGGGTAAACTATGCTCGGGCGCACGGATCCCTAATTTTGTTCGATGCTGCCTACGAAGCCTACATTACTGAGTCAGGGATCCCCCACTCCATCTACGAGGTGGAAGGGGCACGAGACTGTGCCATCGAGTTTCGCTCGTTTTCCAAAACCGCTGGGTTTACGGGTACCCGCTGTGCTTTTACGGTCGTGCCCAAATCCTTGCAGGGAGAGGCTGGCGATGGATCCCGGGTGAATTTGTGGAGCTTGTGGAATCGCCGCCAATCCACCAAATTCAATGGCGTGTCTTATATTGTGCAGCGAGGAGCAGAGGCTGTCTATTCAGAAGCTGGACAGGCGCAGGTTAGAGGCTTGGTGCAGTTCTACCTGGAGAATGCCCGTATCATCCGTGAACAACTGATGGCTGCTGGGATCCAGGTTTACGGTGGGGTCAATGCCCCTTATGTTTGGGTGAAAACCCCAAATGGGCTGAGCAGTTGGGATTTCTTCGATAAGCTGTTGCACCATTGTCATGTGGTAGGTACGCCGGGCTCCGGATTTGGCAGTGCTGGAGAAGGTTATTTCCGGTTATCAGCTTTTAATAGCCGTGCCAATGTAGAAGAAGCAATGCGCCGCATGACCAGCATCTTTTGA
- a CDS encoding leucine-rich repeat domain-containing protein, which translates to MRLLGWVGQQGLWALSLLVGFASVGWAAVTLPAPNCGERDQILLLQALEQMGRPDVVLEEVALFDPGRCLIGLVLDRQGLSGSLPSQMGQFRQLRALSLSHNQLSGPIPPELGQLNQLQHLFLDYNQFSGSIPPELGQLQNLQGLFLDHNQLSGPIPPELGQLRQLENLILQNNQLSGSIPGQLSQMILLKGLFLDHNQLSGPIPPELGQLYNLENLYLSGNDLSGSLPPELADLKQLRDLRLDRNQLTGELPAFLAELPRLQRLQVQENPGLCLPTALLGWFGSLNGEDPIPTQTCS; encoded by the coding sequence ATGAGGCTACTTGGATGGGTTGGTCAGCAGGGCTTGTGGGCGCTGAGCCTGTTGGTGGGCTTTGCTTCGGTGGGGTGGGCGGCGGTGACCTTACCTGCTCCCAACTGTGGGGAGCGAGATCAAATCCTGTTGCTGCAAGCCCTAGAGCAGATGGGCCGGCCAGATGTGGTGCTAGAGGAAGTGGCGCTGTTTGATCCGGGGCGCTGTTTGATCGGGCTGGTGTTGGATCGGCAAGGGTTAAGCGGATCCCTGCCGAGTCAGATGGGGCAATTCCGGCAGTTACGTGCTCTTTCTCTCAGCCACAATCAACTTTCTGGCCCGATTCCACCCGAGTTGGGACAACTGAACCAGCTGCAACATCTTTTTTTGGACTATAATCAATTTTCTGGGTCAATCCCGCCGGAGTTGGGGCAACTGCAGAATCTACAAGGCCTGTTTTTGGATCACAACCAACTGTCTGGGCCGATCCCACCGGAATTGGGCCAGTTGCGCCAATTGGAAAACTTGATCCTACAAAACAACCAGCTCTCTGGCAGCATTCCTGGCCAACTGAGCCAGATGATCCTGCTCAAAGGGCTGTTTTTGGATCACAACCAACTTTCTGGCCCGATTCCACCGGAACTGGGGCAACTGTACAACCTGGAGAATTTGTATCTATCGGGTAATGACTTGAGCGGCTCCCTGCCACCAGAACTGGCAGACCTGAAACAATTGCGGGATCTGCGCCTGGATCGCAACCAACTGACGGGAGAACTACCAGCCTTTTTGGCGGAACTGCCCCGACTGCAACGGTTACAAGTGCAGGAGAATCCGGGTCTGTGTTTGCCAACGGCTCTGTTGGGGTGGTTTGGCAGTCTCAATGGTGAGGATCCCATCCCAACCCAAACTTGCTCCTAG
- a CDS encoding leucine-rich repeat domain-containing protein, with protein MSNRANFVEKLVLIPTLTSVLGLAMGCGGGSPSTLSLSTPSATQAPTVSVPPAPSGIPTIQPTPSQPSIEPVPSATIDMATLSFNGELINFNIRDFMVALARMINPNATLLEIQEIIFDIFGIRLSEEDITAAQRVLIAAYDFNGDGISGTLEDFGVILGILFGSETSESIEQVCLEVLQISCNLSPGIELPRLDSPTPSFPIQSPSPGSPSSSPTPGGTQPGPTPIPTSTPPGGGETGGLPPANGLVVQITNRDQVDGQPQTTGASVALQATATDEQGRDWSSLIEWLDHQGRPMGSGSNFTYNSGSRPLMETITARVRLSDGRTSFDRVSFTLSTPDIRVAPNVKVLPNQRTQILEFDFDPEDEEITSNEFSLVLLDNENLPTLKPSDVIVGADTRIPPMKIKTLQTEGNVLRMTVELTSFSNLILEGSASFSQQVDLSLNLTPQNRSQLDFRLNSQKLEFNPLSYFLVDLVAESLLKAKYSQSIPENAQFVRTLIATPTSRVELGLFKGERGRFKRSGLRTQWELLSQVYGGFNFTPVVSGELDFGLNPFSSDFGLNYFDFTLKGKQNALLGIAIDGILKLDTAFEIQLFEIPVKTIPFLIGPVPSWIQIKVVSKLATEPSASVKVRGGQLGFNQNFDYDLNVNYREGNWTGRASANGEFNEFFSGNLHLEGALKNQLKIEAGFKLYSIGGPKVGFVPSLTPNVSTFARGVDINPEFPLVGESFSRSDKIPLLATAELAPTLNLDGKLALEVTAFSAKDLGFFKQIDLGRFEFPFVEETLFTTPLPFNRSAIGETTFWLGWKDSQIGFITESELDQVVWLNSCFYEEGEEGQRQISAVIFSATDENGETPLAESQPVNITITPPEIRCPDLDPAIESIDFPREIEDGQAYPLTVKAGLRDRSGDIIFSEPLDVEIVVLSDNGTVVQSTGTTSAEGVFTTTATLNQNLGELVLGVIVRRTTEFDGEIIVLEDRRTVSARDICDIEPNCDPPSGGGIPIGIGGFGSGGNRPGSGGAPGGGGPNPTPTPSPTPTPLPECEDCSDGFTIGDPHFKTLDGLYYAFHGQGEFWLIKSDDDEIQVQTRQIPVRPGANVTLNAAVATKMGSQRVGFYGPQIRVDGSLVSINTGSRFVFDNGGVLLRESGSRYRLVWPTGEFIRINIFNEPSFASQSVDLEVFISSARLGRISGLLGNFDRNRANDITTRTGQTLDPPVALGDLYNIFGESWRINQSESLFDYEPDQTTGTFVGAPTEFVTSETLDPADRQAAETFCLGRGITEAALLEACIVDVAIGGEAFAEVFTQVSPPEESLELADSPTVVLSVPEQVSLGDPVTLGLSATIPGGLQSIRLTINGLGLTFDQILPQSITGCAIGARTCQFTYPFPSNLLPGTYSYSLTLSDQSNQSVTETGTVEVIAQDQPLALDPGLEAAIRDAINKLTGSLSPSDLLDLVELNAKNRGIQTLQGLPDLPNLESLDVSDNALQNLNGLPPTLPELRALSLGGNQLNDLRGLPSDLSKLEFLGVGNGTLRSLVGLPDALPNLKVLSVNGTGLTSLEGLPSRLPSLELLSLWPNELRSLEGLPTDLPSIQNINISSNLLTDIDPIPNLYGNGLNSGDALDVSFNCLTQSYLESLSSIFLGVEIRLTPQKSGPECPTSDLVDIDGIDPGLSAAIRAAVGKPAITASDLASITELDASYRQIRTLEGMPAMPNLQTLDLEGNELTSLEGLPDLPELQKLFLTYNSLIDLRGYPNLPKLQELDLGANSIGSLAGFNASNAASFRINLSCAVGPDGINLLDLPPNLTELYLGFNLNRVGYRYNDLTQIPAMPSNLAKLQVLILNHNTLSNLEGLPENLSNLRVLDVSRNPLTSLSGLPPVSALPNLSRFYSYSTPDLSASLSPEEIDLVEQELWDYREVAGQSGYSIGGCSARGHNP; from the coding sequence GTGAGCAACAGGGCTAATTTTGTTGAGAAACTGGTTCTGATTCCCACTCTGACCTCGGTTTTGGGATTGGCAATGGGATGCGGCGGGGGATCCCCTTCTACGCTCTCTCTTTCTACGCCTTCGGCTACACAAGCGCCGACGGTATCGGTACCCCCTGCGCCAAGTGGGATCCCGACCATCCAGCCTACTCCCAGTCAGCCCAGTATTGAGCCTGTTCCTAGTGCAACCATAGATATGGCTACTCTTTCATTCAATGGAGAGTTAATTAATTTTAATATCAGAGATTTCATGGTTGCTTTGGCAAGAATGATCAACCCAAATGCAACGCTTTTGGAGATTCAAGAAATTATCTTTGATATTTTTGGGATCAGACTTTCTGAAGAAGATATCACTGCTGCACAACGTGTTCTTATTGCAGCCTATGATTTTAACGGAGATGGAATATCTGGAACCCTCGAAGACTTCGGAGTTATCTTAGGAATACTCTTTGGCTCAGAAACCTCAGAAAGTATAGAACAAGTTTGCCTAGAGGTTTTACAAATCTCGTGTAACTTATCTCCCGGAATTGAGCTGCCCCGACTGGATTCTCCAACACCTTCTTTTCCAATACAAAGCCCATCTCCCGGATCTCCGTCCTCATCCCCAACTCCTGGAGGCACACAGCCGGGGCCAACACCTATCCCTACCTCAACGCCACCTGGAGGTGGGGAAACCGGAGGGTTGCCGCCAGCCAATGGCTTGGTAGTGCAAATTACCAATCGAGATCAGGTGGATGGCCAGCCTCAAACGACAGGCGCTTCTGTCGCACTCCAGGCAACAGCTACAGATGAACAGGGCAGAGATTGGTCTAGTTTAATTGAGTGGCTAGATCATCAGGGAAGACCCATGGGATCCGGCTCTAATTTTACCTACAATAGTGGATCCCGTCCCTTGATGGAAACGATCACAGCTAGAGTGCGGCTTTCTGATGGGCGCACAAGTTTTGATCGAGTCAGTTTTACACTGAGCACTCCAGATATACGTGTTGCTCCTAATGTTAAGGTCTTGCCCAATCAGAGAACTCAGATTTTAGAATTTGATTTTGATCCCGAGGATGAAGAGATAACATCTAATGAATTTTCTCTAGTTCTACTAGATAACGAAAACCTGCCTACACTGAAGCCTAGTGACGTGATCGTTGGAGCTGATACACGGATTCCTCCGATGAAGATTAAGACTCTTCAGACAGAGGGAAATGTTTTGAGGATGACGGTTGAGCTAACATCCTTCTCAAATCTCATCCTAGAAGGATCAGCAAGCTTTAGTCAGCAGGTGGATCTCAGTCTCAATCTTACTCCTCAGAATCGTTCACAACTTGACTTCCGATTGAATTCTCAAAAACTGGAGTTCAACCCATTATCTTATTTTCTAGTTGATCTCGTTGCCGAAAGTCTTCTCAAAGCAAAATATTCTCAATCTATACCAGAGAATGCTCAGTTTGTAAGAACATTAATTGCAACACCAACCAGTCGAGTTGAGTTGGGCCTATTCAAGGGTGAGAGAGGTCGCTTCAAGCGTTCTGGATTAAGAACTCAGTGGGAGCTTCTAAGTCAAGTTTATGGGGGTTTTAACTTTACGCCAGTAGTGTCTGGAGAATTGGATTTTGGATTGAATCCATTTAGCTCCGATTTTGGTCTCAATTATTTTGACTTCACGTTAAAAGGCAAGCAAAATGCACTACTTGGAATTGCTATCGACGGAATTCTAAAATTAGATACAGCTTTTGAGATTCAGTTATTCGAAATTCCAGTAAAAACAATACCATTTTTGATTGGCCCAGTTCCATCCTGGATACAGATCAAAGTAGTCTCCAAGTTGGCAACTGAGCCTTCAGCTTCTGTAAAGGTCAGAGGTGGTCAGCTTGGATTTAATCAGAACTTTGATTATGATCTTAATGTCAATTATAGAGAGGGCAACTGGACTGGCAGAGCAAGCGCTAACGGAGAATTTAATGAATTTTTCTCAGGCAATCTTCATTTAGAAGGAGCGCTCAAGAATCAACTCAAGATTGAAGCTGGGTTCAAACTTTACAGTATCGGCGGCCCCAAGGTAGGCTTTGTTCCTTCCCTTACTCCCAATGTCAGTACTTTTGCAAGAGGTGTTGATATTAACCCTGAATTTCCTTTGGTAGGAGAAAGCTTTAGTCGTTCTGACAAAATCCCCTTGCTGGCAACAGCAGAGCTCGCACCTACCCTAAATCTTGATGGAAAACTTGCTCTAGAAGTGACTGCATTCAGTGCGAAAGATTTGGGTTTCTTCAAACAGATAGATTTGGGTCGGTTTGAATTTCCTTTTGTAGAAGAGACTTTATTCACTACACCATTGCCATTTAATCGTTCGGCCATAGGGGAGACAACTTTTTGGCTAGGTTGGAAAGATTCTCAGATTGGCTTTATTACAGAAAGTGAACTGGATCAGGTGGTTTGGTTGAATAGCTGCTTCTACGAGGAAGGTGAAGAAGGTCAAAGACAAATTTCTGCGGTTATCTTTAGCGCCACTGATGAGAACGGTGAGACCCCCCTGGCAGAGAGCCAGCCTGTTAATATTACCATCACACCGCCCGAGATTCGTTGCCCTGATCTGGATCCAGCGATTGAGTCAATCGATTTTCCTCGTGAAATTGAAGATGGGCAAGCCTATCCTCTGACGGTTAAAGCCGGCTTACGAGATCGTTCGGGAGATATCATTTTTAGTGAACCCCTCGATGTTGAAATCGTAGTCTTGAGTGACAATGGAACAGTTGTGCAGAGTACCGGAACAACAAGTGCTGAGGGCGTTTTCACGACGACTGCTACTCTGAATCAAAACCTCGGAGAGCTAGTGCTAGGAGTTATTGTTCGTCGCACAACAGAGTTTGATGGAGAGATTATCGTACTCGAAGACCGTAGAACAGTTTCTGCTAGAGATATTTGCGATATCGAACCCAACTGCGATCCTCCTTCTGGCGGAGGGATCCCAATTGGTATCGGCGGCTTTGGTAGTGGTGGTAATCGTCCGGGCAGTGGCGGAGCCCCTGGCGGAGGGGGGCCAAATCCAACCCCGACTCCAAGCCCAACCCCAACTCCTTTACCTGAGTGCGAAGATTGCAGCGACGGTTTTACAATTGGGGATCCCCACTTCAAAACGCTGGATGGACTGTACTACGCTTTCCATGGACAAGGGGAATTCTGGTTAATCAAGTCTGATGATGACGAGATTCAAGTGCAAACCCGGCAAATCCCCGTCAGACCAGGAGCCAATGTCACCCTCAATGCTGCTGTTGCCACTAAGATGGGATCCCAGCGAGTGGGATTTTATGGCCCGCAAATTCGAGTAGATGGATCCCTGGTTTCGATAAATACTGGAAGTCGATTTGTATTTGACAATGGTGGGGTTTTACTGCGAGAGTCGGGTTCTCGATATCGCTTGGTGTGGCCAACCGGAGAATTTATCCGGATCAACATTTTTAATGAACCTTCATTCGCTTCTCAGTCAGTAGACCTTGAGGTTTTCATTTCTTCAGCTCGACTGGGTCGAATATCAGGCTTGCTAGGTAACTTTGATCGCAATCGTGCTAATGACATTACCACAAGAACTGGACAAACCCTGGATCCTCCAGTGGCTTTGGGGGATTTGTACAATATTTTCGGCGAAAGTTGGCGAATTAACCAAAGTGAATCTTTGTTTGACTATGAGCCTGACCAGACTACTGGCACCTTTGTAGGCGCTCCTACCGAATTTGTTACCTCAGAAACCCTAGATCCGGCAGATCGACAGGCAGCAGAAACCTTCTGTCTAGGTCGAGGTATTACAGAAGCTGCCCTGCTAGAAGCCTGCATTGTGGACGTAGCTATTGGCGGTGAAGCCTTTGCGGAGGTATTCACCCAGGTCAGCCCACCTGAAGAGTCACTGGAGCTAGCAGATTCGCCCACGGTTGTCTTGAGTGTACCGGAGCAAGTCTCTCTGGGGGATCCTGTTACATTGGGCTTATCTGCCACTATTCCTGGTGGATTGCAATCCATTCGGTTGACAATCAATGGTCTTGGGTTAACTTTCGACCAAATTTTACCTCAGTCGATAACAGGATGTGCGATAGGTGCTCGCACTTGTCAGTTTACCTATCCTTTCCCCTCCAACCTCTTGCCAGGAACCTACAGCTATAGCTTGACTTTGTCAGATCAATCCAACCAGAGTGTTACCGAAACCGGAACTGTAGAGGTCATCGCGCAAGATCAACCTCTTGCCCTAGATCCGGGTCTTGAGGCGGCCATTCGGGATGCCATTAACAAGCTCACAGGTTCTCTTTCTCCATCAGATCTGCTGGACTTAGTAGAACTTAATGCTAAGAACCGTGGGATCCAAACTCTGCAAGGGCTACCGGATCTTCCCAATTTGGAATCTCTGGATGTTTCAGATAACGCTTTGCAGAACCTGAATGGATTGCCACCAACCTTGCCTGAGCTGCGTGCTCTTTCACTTGGAGGAAATCAGCTCAATGATCTCAGAGGTCTGCCCAGCGATCTATCCAAGCTTGAGTTTTTAGGAGTTGGGAATGGCACATTACGCAGTCTAGTAGGTCTACCCGATGCTTTGCCGAACTTGAAAGTGCTTTCCGTCAATGGAACTGGATTAACCTCTCTAGAGGGCTTGCCCAGTCGTTTGCCTTCTCTTGAGTTGTTGAGCCTTTGGCCGAATGAACTTCGGTCTCTAGAAGGTTTACCTACCGATCTTCCCAGTATTCAAAATATCAATATCAGCTCTAATCTCTTAACAGATATTGATCCCATTCCCAATTTGTACGGAAATGGGCTTAACTCTGGAGATGCTTTGGATGTGAGCTTTAATTGCTTGACTCAAAGCTATTTAGAGAGCTTGTCTTCTATCTTTCTAGGAGTTGAAATTAGATTGACTCCCCAGAAATCAGGCCCTGAATGTCCAACATCTGATTTGGTGGATATAGATGGAATAGATCCTGGCTTGAGCGCTGCTATTCGTGCGGCAGTCGGCAAACCTGCCATTACAGCATCTGACCTGGCTTCTATAACGGAGCTAGATGCCTCCTATCGTCAGATTCGCACTCTTGAAGGTATGCCTGCTATGCCTAACCTGCAGACTTTAGATCTAGAAGGCAATGAGTTAACCAGTCTTGAAGGACTACCTGATCTACCAGAACTACAGAAGCTTTTCCTAACTTACAATAGCCTGATCGATTTGAGAGGTTATCCTAACTTGCCCAAGTTACAGGAACTAGACCTAGGAGCCAACTCTATAGGTTCCCTTGCTGGATTTAATGCTAGTAATGCAGCTAGCTTTAGGATCAATCTCAGCTGTGCAGTAGGCCCTGATGGAATTAACCTACTTGATCTCCCTCCGAATCTGACTGAGTTGTACTTGGGCTTCAACCTGAATCGTGTCGGGTATCGCTACAACGATCTCACTCAAATTCCAGCGATGCCAAGTAATTTGGCCAAACTACAAGTTTTAATTCTCAACCACAATACACTATCGAATTTGGAAGGACTACCTGAGAATCTCTCGAATCTGCGGGTTTTAGATGTATCCCGTAATCCATTGACCAGCCTATCAGGCTTGCCCCCGGTCAGTGCCCTGCCGAATTTGAGTCGGTTTTATTCCTACTCAACCCCTGATCTTAGCGCTTCTCTTAGCCCAGAAGAAATTGACTTGGTCGAACAGGAATTGTGGGATTATCGTGAAGTAGCTGGCCAAAGTGGTTATTCTATCGGTGGATGTAGTGCTCGAGGTCACAACCCTTAG